One region of Azoarcus sp. CIB genomic DNA includes:
- a CDS encoding sarcosine oxidase subunit alpha family protein, translated as MSQSNRLGTGGRIDRSRPLRFTFNGVDYQGFAGDTLASALLANGVDVVNRSFKYSRPRGIVAAGAEEPNAIVQLGATEAGQVPNVRATQQALYGGLVAASTNGWPNVDRDLMGVIGGIGGRFMPPGFYYKTFMSPASMWPKYEKYIRKAAGLGRVPKEKDPDLYDHINRHCDVLVIGAGPAGLAAALAAARSGARVILCDEQEEMGGSLLDSRELIDGRPASAWAAAVLAELATLPEVLVLPRTTANGYHDHNFVTLHERRTEHLADLAPSINGRRQVRARLHRVRAGEVILATGTHERPLVFSNNDVPGSLVAGAVSTYIRRYAVAPGRRLVLSTSNDHAYRAALDWIDAGREVVAIVDAREHPEGDLVNEARARNIRIIPGSAVIEAQGKKRVSGALVARIDIGGFRVAGRVETLACDTIATSGGYSPVVHLAAHTGARPEWRDDILGFVPGKVPGMTPVGGVHGKGALPDALADGAAAGAAAAQRTGFKAEAPALPKVAKLREGKAVALYQVPHVKPAMRAPKQFVDPQNDVTAAGIELATREGFESIEHVKRYTGMGFGTDQGKLGNINGMAIAARCLKQTIPQTGTTVFRPNYTPITFGAIAGRHCREFFDPRRYTALHAWHVEHGAKFEEVGQWMRPWYFPRGNETMHEAVQRECRAVREGVGILDASTLGKIEIQGKDAREFLNRIYTNAWTKLDVGKARYGLMCKDDGMVMDDGVTACLAENHFHMTTTTGGAAAVLDWMELWHQTEWPELEVYFNSVTDHWAAMAINGPNARKLLAELTDDIDLSGENFKFMDMREGTVAGVPARVYRISFTGELSYEINVQANHAMHVWKALFEKGEKYGLTPYGTETMHVLRAEKGFIIVGQETDGSVTPEDLGMQWCVGYKKPFSWIGRRALTRPDTKREDRKQLVGLKPIDSKLVLDEGAQIVLDKEIRIPMPMVGHVTSSYFSPTLGHSFALAVLKGGSQRMGQTVYLPMADGRVHAAEVVSPVFYDAEGARHHV; from the coding sequence ATGAGCCAGAGCAATCGACTGGGAACCGGGGGCCGCATCGACCGCAGCCGCCCGCTGCGCTTCACCTTCAACGGCGTCGACTACCAGGGCTTCGCCGGCGACACGCTCGCGTCCGCCTTGCTCGCCAACGGCGTCGATGTCGTCAACCGCAGCTTCAAGTATTCGCGGCCGCGCGGCATCGTCGCCGCCGGCGCCGAGGAGCCGAATGCGATCGTGCAGCTTGGCGCGACCGAAGCCGGCCAGGTGCCCAACGTGCGTGCAACGCAGCAGGCGCTCTACGGCGGGCTCGTCGCCGCGAGCACCAATGGCTGGCCCAATGTCGACCGCGACCTGATGGGCGTGATCGGCGGCATCGGTGGTCGCTTTATGCCGCCGGGCTTCTACTACAAGACCTTCATGTCGCCGGCGTCGATGTGGCCGAAGTACGAGAAGTACATCCGCAAGGCGGCGGGTCTCGGGCGCGTGCCGAAGGAGAAGGACCCCGACCTCTACGACCACATCAACCGCCACTGCGACGTGCTGGTGATCGGCGCGGGCCCGGCGGGTCTCGCCGCGGCGCTGGCGGCGGCGCGTTCCGGCGCACGCGTGATCCTGTGCGACGAGCAGGAGGAGATGGGCGGATCGCTGCTCGATTCGCGCGAACTCATCGACGGCCGGCCGGCCTCGGCCTGGGCGGCTGCCGTGCTCGCCGAACTGGCGACCCTGCCCGAAGTGCTGGTGCTGCCGCGCACCACCGCCAACGGCTACCACGACCACAACTTCGTGACGCTGCACGAGCGTCGCACCGAGCATCTCGCCGACCTCGCGCCCAGCATCAACGGCCGCCGCCAGGTGCGTGCGCGCCTGCACCGCGTGCGCGCCGGCGAAGTCATCCTCGCGACCGGCACGCACGAGCGTCCGCTGGTGTTCTCGAACAACGACGTGCCGGGCAGTCTCGTCGCGGGCGCCGTGTCGACCTACATCCGCCGCTACGCGGTCGCGCCGGGCCGCCGCCTGGTGCTATCGACCTCGAACGACCACGCCTACCGCGCCGCGCTCGACTGGATCGATGCCGGCCGCGAGGTGGTCGCGATCGTCGATGCGCGCGAGCATCCCGAGGGCGACCTCGTCAATGAGGCGCGTGCGCGCAACATCCGCATCATCCCCGGCTCCGCGGTGATCGAGGCGCAGGGCAAGAAGCGTGTCAGCGGTGCGTTGGTCGCCCGCATCGACATCGGCGGCTTCCGCGTCGCGGGCCGTGTCGAGACGCTCGCCTGCGACACCATCGCCACCTCCGGCGGCTACAGCCCGGTCGTGCATCTCGCGGCGCACACCGGCGCGCGCCCCGAGTGGCGCGACGACATCCTCGGCTTCGTGCCCGGCAAGGTGCCCGGCATGACCCCGGTGGGCGGCGTGCATGGCAAGGGCGCGCTTCCTGACGCCCTGGCCGACGGTGCCGCCGCGGGTGCCGCGGCCGCGCAGCGCACCGGCTTCAAGGCCGAGGCGCCCGCGCTGCCCAAGGTCGCCAAGCTGCGCGAAGGCAAGGCGGTGGCGCTCTACCAGGTGCCGCACGTCAAACCCGCGATGCGCGCGCCCAAGCAGTTCGTCGACCCGCAGAACGACGTCACCGCCGCCGGCATCGAGCTTGCCACGCGCGAAGGCTTCGAGTCGATCGAGCACGTCAAGCGCTACACCGGCATGGGCTTCGGCACCGACCAGGGCAAGCTCGGCAACATCAACGGCATGGCCATCGCGGCGCGCTGCCTGAAGCAGACGATCCCGCAGACCGGCACCACGGTCTTTCGCCCGAACTACACGCCGATCACCTTCGGCGCGATCGCCGGCCGCCACTGCCGCGAGTTCTTCGATCCCCGTCGCTACACCGCGCTGCATGCGTGGCACGTCGAGCACGGCGCGAAGTTCGAGGAAGTGGGCCAGTGGATGCGCCCGTGGTACTTCCCGCGCGGCAACGAGACCATGCACGAGGCGGTGCAGCGCGAATGCCGCGCCGTGCGCGAAGGCGTCGGCATCCTCGACGCCTCGACGCTGGGCAAGATCGAGATCCAGGGCAAGGACGCCCGCGAGTTCCTCAACCGCATCTACACCAACGCCTGGACCAAGCTCGACGTCGGCAAGGCACGCTACGGCCTCATGTGCAAGGACGACGGCATGGTGATGGACGACGGCGTCACCGCCTGCCTCGCCGAGAACCACTTCCACATGACCACCACGACCGGTGGCGCCGCGGCGGTGCTCGACTGGATGGAGCTGTGGCACCAGACCGAGTGGCCGGAGCTGGAGGTGTATTTCAACTCCGTGACCGACCATTGGGCGGCGATGGCGATCAACGGACCGAACGCGCGCAAGCTCCTCGCGGAGCTCACCGACGACATCGACCTCTCGGGCGAGAACTTCAAGTTCATGGACATGCGCGAAGGCACGGTCGCCGGCGTTCCGGCCCGCGTCTATCGCATCTCCTTCACCGGCGAGCTGTCGTACGAGATCAACGTGCAGGCGAACCATGCGATGCACGTGTGGAAGGCGCTGTTCGAGAAGGGCGAGAAGTATGGATTGACGCCCTACGGCACCGAAACCATGCACGTGCTGCGCGCCGAGAAGGGCTTCATCATCGTCGGCCAGGAAACCGACGGCTCGGTGACACCGGAGGACCTGGGCATGCAGTGGTGCGTCGGCTACAAGAAGCCGTTCTCGTGGATCGGCCGACGCGCGCTCACGCGCCCCGACACGAAACGCGAAGACCGCAAGCAGCTCGTCGGCCTCAAGCCGATCGACTCGAAGCTCGTGCTCGACGAAGGCGCGCAGATCGTGCTCGACAAGGAAATCCGCATCCCCATGCCGATGGTCGGGCACGTCACCTCGAGCTACTTCAGCCCCACGCTGGGTCATTCGTTCGCGCTCGCCGTCCTCAAGGGCGGCAGCCAGCGCATGGGTCAAACCGTTTATCTGCCGATGGCCGACGGCCGGGTGCATGCGGCCGAGGTCGTGAGCCCGGTCTTCTACGATGCGGAAGGAGCACGTCATCATGTCTGA
- a CDS encoding sarcosine oxidase subunit delta translates to MLHIYCPHCAEYREEEEFRPKGEAHIARPVAPESTSDEDWGNYLFFRKNPRGLHHELWYHAAGCRKFFNATRDTVSYQILETYKVGQKPSMVAGQSADKGASK, encoded by the coding sequence ATGCTGCACATCTACTGCCCGCACTGCGCGGAATACCGCGAAGAGGAAGAGTTCCGCCCGAAGGGCGAGGCGCACATCGCGCGCCCCGTGGCGCCCGAATCGACCAGTGACGAGGACTGGGGCAACTACCTCTTCTTCCGCAAGAACCCGCGCGGCCTGCACCACGAGCTGTGGTACCACGCCGCCGGCTGCCGCAAGTTCTTCAACGCCACGCGCGACACCGTGAGCTACCAGATCCTCGAAACCTACAAGGTCGGCCAGAAGCCATCCATGGTCGCCGGCCAGTCCGCAGACAAGGGGGCGTCAAAATGA